The proteins below are encoded in one region of Akkermansiaceae bacterium:
- a CDS encoding AbiEi antitoxin N-terminal domain-containing protein, which translates to MPSHLQKKLTALASAHEVLTTAQLLEAGISDQSITRLVAQGTLVRVRRGIYEHADCPVSEHHDLIQVTKSASRAVIVLLSALRFHEVGTQSPHEVWIQLPAQTRVPKIDWPPIRVIRTRVTALQTEGVEHHQLGGTEVAITTPARTVADCFKHRNKLGIDVCVEALKETLKDRKATIGEMGEMAKLLRVGKVMKPYLEAMI; encoded by the coding sequence ATGCCGTCCCATCTCCAGAAAAAACTCACTGCCCTCGCCTCTGCTCATGAGGTGCTGACGACGGCGCAGCTGCTGGAGGCTGGCATTTCCGACCAGAGTATCACGCGGCTTGTTGCCCAGGGAACGCTGGTGCGTGTGCGGCGCGGGATCTACGAGCACGCAGATTGCCCTGTGAGTGAACATCACGATCTGATTCAGGTGACCAAAAGTGCTTCTCGTGCTGTCATTGTGTTGCTGAGTGCCCTGCGATTTCACGAAGTTGGCACCCAGTCACCGCATGAGGTCTGGATTCAACTTCCGGCCCAGACGCGGGTTCCCAAGATCGACTGGCCACCGATCCGGGTCATCAGAACCCGGGTGACCGCACTTCAGACTGAGGGCGTGGAGCATCACCAGCTGGGCGGCACCGAGGTCGCCATCACAACACCGGCGCGCACCGTGGCGGATTGCTTCAAGCACCGCAACAAACTCGGCATCGATGTCTGTGTGGAGGCTCTAAAAGAAACCCTCAAAGATCGCAAGGCAACGATCGGAGAGATGGGTGAAATGGCCAAGCTGCTGCGGGTCGGCAAGGTGATGAAACCTTACCTGGAGGCGATGATATGA
- the raiA gene encoding ribosome-associated translation inhibitor RaiA — MQSANANTQVTVTVRHEDITDSLRDYATKKIQGLHLDYPKIIEAKAILDVHKNRHHAEIILFCANHIVIDASSDSKDMYAAIDETISKIARRMRKYKTKLLKKHRPNRRGDTIKHLDEKVYSADFLNNLDDDAEETEHDPEPMIIHRESYRLRTMVKEDAIMALELSDKPFIAFTNERRGVLQILYRRNDGDYAVIEP, encoded by the coding sequence ATGCAATCAGCCAATGCTAATACGCAAGTAACCGTAACTGTTCGTCACGAGGACATCACCGACTCGCTCCGTGATTACGCCACCAAAAAAATCCAGGGTCTCCACCTCGACTACCCCAAGATCATCGAGGCCAAGGCCATTCTTGATGTTCACAAAAACCGGCACCACGCCGAGATCATCCTCTTCTGTGCCAATCACATCGTGATTGATGCCTCGTCCGACAGCAAGGACATGTATGCCGCCATCGATGAAACCATCTCCAAGATCGCCCGGCGTATGCGTAAGTACAAAACCAAGCTTCTGAAAAAACACCGACCTAACAGGCGTGGCGACACCATCAAACACCTTGATGAGAAAGTGTATTCGGCTGACTTCCTCAACAACCTGGATGATGACGCCGAGGAGACAGAACATGATCCGGAACCCATGATCATCCACCGCGAGTCCTACCGCCTGCGCACCATGGTCAAGGAGGATGCCATCATGGCTCTCGAACTCTCCGACAAACCCTTCATCGCCTTCACCAACGAACGCCGCGGGGTTCTCCAGATCCTCTATCGCCGCAACGACGGCGACTACGCGGTCATCGAACCGTAA
- a CDS encoding exonuclease, giving the protein MDNTNWILIDTETTGFKKPVYAVEIAAQKMQGWEKTGEPFRRMIDHGCEIPPEASRVNGYTREILERDGDPPEDVYRDFSEYVDGRPVVAYNLSYDWDQVLIPEWERLGIAPVGHKGFCAYRLTERLLDPVPAGNCKLQTLRQYFKLPERGAHTALGDVDTVADLMFDILRPIAHQRGLDSWEELQAYVTAEWHPSRIPFGKFKGRPFYEAQNDPAIKSWLEWLANSSNTKSASMGRWYLDQLASGDFMNETYVDVDFQSDFGNAERGMVIYQHLEAEHYQRLIEIARDRLAGLEAEFGVEKSKVDSINAQLFTSLRPIYQERDRLKILIQYRTAFIERLLSEGEDAAEEAGNEYREEKKAKDHEYDSTSSELEGKKALTEEETIRLKSLWKKLVRMFHPDKYDNDPEKRQTYEKLTQAINHARDRGDIDLLETIAGNPEAFILQQGWIAISLDDSKRLEELRALYEHLQASILQIIEALDALKASPDYELYQSAEEDPSVVGQAIEAQREAILEEIKSLQLEADRYEEEIRELHGEVPF; this is encoded by the coding sequence ATGGACAACACCAACTGGATACTAATCGACACGGAAACAACAGGTTTCAAAAAGCCTGTGTATGCGGTGGAGATAGCGGCTCAAAAAATGCAGGGCTGGGAGAAAACGGGCGAGCCCTTCAGACGCATGATTGACCATGGATGTGAGATCCCGCCCGAGGCATCACGCGTTAATGGTTACACCCGAGAAATTCTGGAACGTGACGGCGACCCGCCAGAAGACGTTTACCGGGATTTCTCCGAATATGTAGACGGTCGCCCGGTCGTAGCTTACAATCTTTCCTATGACTGGGATCAGGTGCTTATCCCCGAGTGGGAGCGGCTCGGCATTGCCCCAGTAGGTCACAAGGGATTCTGTGCCTACCGCTTAACTGAGAGGCTCCTTGACCCGGTTCCGGCGGGTAACTGCAAACTACAAACCCTCAGGCAGTATTTCAAACTCCCTGAACGTGGCGCACATACCGCGCTGGGAGATGTCGATACAGTAGCGGATCTCATGTTCGATATACTTCGTCCAATCGCGCACCAACGAGGTCTGGACTCATGGGAGGAACTACAGGCTTATGTTACTGCAGAATGGCATCCTTCGCGCATACCCTTCGGTAAATTCAAAGGCCGACCGTTCTACGAAGCGCAGAACGATCCTGCAATCAAGTCCTGGCTGGAATGGCTGGCGAATTCTTCAAACACAAAAAGCGCGAGCATGGGCCGCTGGTATCTCGATCAACTTGCATCGGGAGATTTTATGAATGAAACCTATGTGGATGTGGATTTTCAATCAGATTTTGGAAATGCAGAGCGCGGAATGGTCATCTACCAGCACTTGGAAGCAGAGCATTACCAGAGACTCATCGAAATAGCACGGGACCGGCTTGCTGGGCTGGAAGCTGAATTTGGCGTGGAAAAATCCAAGGTCGATTCAATCAACGCACAGCTTTTCACCAGCTTACGCCCCATCTATCAGGAGCGTGACCGGTTAAAAATCCTCATCCAGTATCGGACCGCCTTTATCGAGCGCCTACTCTCTGAAGGCGAGGACGCTGCCGAGGAAGCTGGGAATGAATATCGTGAGGAAAAGAAGGCCAAGGATCATGAATACGACTCCACATCATCGGAACTCGAAGGTAAGAAGGCGCTCACAGAAGAAGAGACCATACGGCTGAAATCGCTTTGGAAGAAGCTCGTCAGGATGTTCCACCCGGATAAATACGACAACGATCCGGAAAAGAGACAAACCTACGAGAAACTTACCCAAGCCATCAACCACGCCCGGGATCGAGGTGATATTGATCTTCTCGAGACCATAGCCGGCAACCCTGAGGCCTTTATCCTTCAGCAGGGGTGGATAGCCATCTCTCTGGATGATTCCAAGAGATTGGAAGAACTCCGTGCGCTCTATGAGCACCTGCAGGCAAGCATACTCCAGATAATCGAAGCACTCGATGCACTCAAAGCCAGCCCAGATTATGAACTCTACCAGAGTGCCGAGGAAGACCCCTCAGTTGTCGGTCAGGCCATCGAAGCTCAGAGGGAAGCCATTCTGGAAGAAATCAAGTCCCTACAACTAGAGGCAGATCGATATGAGGAGGAAATCAGAGAGCTGCATGGCGAAGTGCCATTCTAG
- the kdsA gene encoding 3-deoxy-8-phosphooctulonate synthase produces MSQIGNLSLDPTTPFFLLGPCALESEDFAWQMARSLKEIADRTGIQFIFKASYDKANRTSVDSFRGPGVKEGCRILGEIGKELGVPVTTDVHTPQEAEIAAETIDFLQIPAFLCRQTDLLEACARTGRPINIKKGQFLAPWDVKPIAGKMKHFNCEHFYITERGSTFGYNNLVADMRSLYWMRDMGMKVIFDATHSVQRPGGEGGTTGGDGELAPVLARAAVATGVDGIFMETHLNPEKAFSDGPNQIPLSDIEAVLTRLLAVHHAAHGGD; encoded by the coding sequence ATGAGTCAAATAGGCAATCTCTCTCTCGACCCCACCACTCCGTTCTTTCTTCTCGGCCCATGTGCCCTTGAATCCGAGGATTTTGCCTGGCAAATGGCACGCTCGCTCAAGGAGATAGCCGACCGCACCGGCATCCAGTTTATTTTCAAAGCGTCCTACGATAAAGCCAACCGGACATCGGTCGATTCCTTCCGTGGCCCCGGCGTCAAGGAGGGCTGCCGCATCCTCGGTGAAATTGGCAAAGAACTCGGTGTCCCGGTCACCACCGACGTCCACACCCCGCAGGAAGCTGAAATCGCGGCGGAAACAATCGATTTCCTCCAGATCCCCGCCTTTCTCTGTCGGCAAACCGATCTCCTCGAGGCCTGCGCCAGGACCGGTCGACCCATCAACATCAAAAAAGGCCAGTTCCTCGCCCCCTGGGACGTCAAACCCATCGCGGGCAAAATGAAACACTTCAACTGCGAACACTTCTACATCACTGAACGCGGGTCCACCTTCGGCTACAACAACCTGGTGGCCGATATGCGATCGCTCTACTGGATGCGCGACATGGGTATGAAGGTCATTTTTGACGCCACCCACTCCGTGCAACGCCCGGGTGGCGAGGGAGGTACGACCGGCGGCGATGGTGAACTCGCCCCGGTACTCGCCCGCGCGGCAGTGGCCACGGGGGTCGACGGTATTTTTATGGAAACCCACCTCAATCCGGAAAAAGCCTTTTCGGACGGCCCCAACCAAATCCCTCTCTCAGACATCGAAGCCGTTCTCACCAGGCTCCTGGCAGTGCACCACGCTGCTCATGGCGGCGATTGA
- a CDS encoding DUF2971 domain-containing protein has protein sequence MKIYKYRSDEYEHLTDLLKSSEFHFSAWDKMNDPMEGYFRYYDHEHTKDRLLQIVNEKRKIKICCFSMVPDDMLLWSHYANNHKGVCIEVDLDLDESSGVTFEPIRYKDDIQFIKKPDRSMRAVKDILSFKLSPWTYEREIRAFTSSNQPKCLKVGKITRVILGFNATQATQDTIRNMNLDCKISKAEFDFDASEISV, from the coding sequence ATGAAAATCTACAAATACAGAAGTGACGAATACGAACACCTTACAGATTTACTGAAATCTTCTGAATTTCATTTTTCTGCGTGGGATAAGATGAATGATCCGATGGAGGGCTATTTTCGCTATTATGACCACGAACACACGAAAGACCGTTTGTTGCAAATTGTGAATGAGAAGAGGAAGATAAAAATTTGCTGCTTCTCAATGGTTCCAGATGATATGTTACTCTGGTCTCACTACGCGAATAATCACAAAGGAGTATGTATTGAGGTAGATCTTGATTTAGATGAATCATCAGGGGTTACATTTGAGCCAATCAGATATAAGGATGATATACAGTTTATAAAGAAACCAGACAGAAGCATGAGGGCAGTTAAAGATATACTTTCGTTCAAGCTATCGCCTTGGACATATGAACGCGAGATTAGAGCTTTTACATCATCGAATCAACCAAAATGCTTAAAAGTGGGTAAGATAACGCGCGTCATTTTAGGCTTTAACGCTACTCAGGCGACCCAAGATACCATTCGCAACATGAATTTAGACTGTAAGATCTCCAAGGCTGAATTTGACTTTGATGCATCAGAAATATCAGTCTAA
- a CDS encoding GNAT family N-acetyltransferase encodes MQDYFDEIGIEREYPIILLGKISVSQGQQDQGIGTRLLKDLEEIAREKSVTLIFLKVGWPSNENNKEVRTKNMHFYKKSGYDMVEPVNKRSPSYKLAPFAFKEMA; translated from the coding sequence ATGCAAGATTACTTCGATGAGATTGGTATTGAACGGGAATACCCCATAATCCTTCTGGGGAAAATCTCAGTATCTCAGGGTCAGCAAGATCAAGGTATTGGAACAAGACTACTTAAAGATCTAGAGGAAATAGCTAGAGAAAAATCAGTGACTCTTATTTTCCTGAAGGTTGGTTGGCCATCTAATGAGAATAATAAAGAAGTTAGAACAAAAAACATGCACTTTTATAAGAAGTCGGGTTATGATATGGTGGAACCTGTAAATAAGCGATCACCTTCCTACAAGTTGGCACCTTTTGCTTTCAAAGAAATGGCGTAA
- a CDS encoding DUF3387 domain-containing protein → MVMTRGKDDEKALYDLLGNKDERKKFDTQFKKAESNFKIAIVVDMWLTGFDVPFLDTIYIDKPVQRHNLIQTISRVNRKFENKQKGLVVDYIGIKKQMNLALAHYSKADSGNIEEIEASIIVVRDHLDLLARIFHQFDTKPYFSGTPVEQLHCLNRAAEYVQLTDKIEKRVMFLVKRLKAAYDICSGSDVFTQTERDHIHFYLAVRSIVAKLTKGEAPDSAQMNAKVREMISAALQSDGIEEIFKLGEDGASEIDIFGDDYLNKIEKIKLPNTKIKLLQQLLKRAIENFKKVNKVKALDFTKQFQALVNKYNERKEKDVLRSEVLEGFSDLITDELFQLIGKLKTEMNSFSDLGIDLEEKSFYDILKTLAHKYDFDYPEDKLIALAKDVKTVVDDKAKYTDWSQRADIKAELKVDLIMLLAKHGYPPVDKDEVYKEIFEQAENFKKYQTQ, encoded by the coding sequence ATGGTGATGACGCGAGGCAAGGACGACGAGAAGGCACTCTACGATCTGCTCGGCAACAAGGACGAGCGCAAGAAGTTCGACACCCAGTTCAAGAAGGCGGAATCCAATTTCAAGATCGCCATCGTGGTGGACATGTGGCTGACGGGCTTTGATGTGCCTTTTCTCGATACCATTTACATCGATAAGCCAGTGCAGCGACACAACCTGATCCAGACGATCTCGCGGGTGAACCGGAAGTTCGAGAACAAGCAGAAGGGCTTGGTCGTCGATTACATCGGCATCAAGAAGCAGATGAATCTGGCGCTGGCGCACTACTCCAAGGCGGACAGCGGCAACATCGAAGAGATCGAGGCCTCGATCATCGTGGTGCGGGACCACCTCGACCTGCTGGCGCGGATTTTCCATCAGTTTGATACCAAGCCCTACTTCAGCGGCACCCCCGTAGAGCAGTTGCACTGCCTGAACCGGGCGGCGGAATACGTGCAGCTCACCGACAAGATCGAGAAGCGGGTCATGTTCCTGGTGAAGCGCCTGAAAGCCGCCTACGACATCTGCAGCGGCAGCGATGTCTTCACCCAAACGGAGCGCGACCACATCCACTTCTACCTGGCGGTGCGCTCCATCGTCGCCAAGCTGACCAAGGGCGAAGCACCCGACAGCGCCCAAATGAACGCCAAGGTGCGCGAGATGATCTCAGCGGCCCTGCAGAGCGATGGCATCGAGGAGATCTTCAAGCTCGGCGAAGACGGCGCGTCAGAGATCGATATCTTCGGCGACGACTACCTCAACAAGATCGAGAAAATCAAACTACCCAATACCAAGATCAAGCTGCTGCAGCAACTGCTCAAGCGAGCCATCGAGAATTTCAAAAAGGTCAACAAAGTGAAGGCTTTGGATTTCACGAAACAGTTTCAAGCGCTAGTGAATAAATACAACGAGCGTAAGGAGAAGGACGTCCTGCGCAGTGAGGTTCTGGAGGGCTTTTCTGATCTGATCACTGATGAACTTTTTCAGCTCATCGGGAAACTAAAGACCGAGATGAATTCCTTTTCGGATCTGGGCATCGATCTGGAAGAGAAATCCTTCTACGACATCCTCAAAACCCTCGCGCACAAATACGATTTCGACTACCCCGAGGACAAACTGATCGCACTGGCGAAAGACGTGAAAACAGTGGTCGACGACAAAGCCAAATACACCGACTGGAGCCAGCGCGCCGACATCAAGGCCGAGTTAAAGGTCGATCTGATCATGCTCCTGGCAAAGCACGGCTACCCGCCGGTGGATAAGGACGAGGTTTACAAGGAGATCTTCGAGCAGGCGGAGAACTTTAAGAAGTATCAGACTCAGTGA
- the lptB gene encoding LPS export ABC transporter ATP-binding protein codes for MSNTHPDALATGHNPPHVPPADHAPLHLGTESRRTSPLLLEAQGIMKSYAGRTVVNDVHLSVREGEIVGLLGPNGAGKTTSFYIIAGLIPADAGLVRFAGNDISTLPMHKRARLGMGYLPQEESIFRHLSVEENLLAVLETRKDLSRKERHYRADNLLERFNITRLRKSEALSLSGGEKRRLTIARSLCTDPSLLMLDEPFSGVDPIAVGDIQTIVRDLRDHDGLSILITDHNVRETLHIVDHAYLLHEGQLILEGEAEDIAANPLARKHYLGEDFVL; via the coding sequence ATGTCCAATACCCATCCAGATGCTCTGGCCACTGGTCACAACCCGCCGCATGTGCCACCTGCTGACCATGCTCCCTTGCATCTGGGAACCGAGTCACGCCGCACCTCGCCTTTGTTGTTAGAAGCGCAAGGCATTATGAAAAGCTACGCGGGGCGCACCGTGGTCAACGATGTCCACCTCAGTGTGCGTGAAGGTGAGATCGTAGGATTACTTGGCCCTAACGGAGCGGGAAAAACCACCAGCTTCTACATCATCGCGGGCCTGATTCCAGCCGATGCCGGTCTTGTCCGGTTTGCCGGCAATGATATCTCCACCCTCCCCATGCACAAACGTGCCCGCCTTGGCATGGGCTACCTGCCCCAGGAGGAATCCATCTTCCGGCACCTCAGCGTGGAGGAAAACCTGCTCGCTGTGTTGGAAACCCGCAAGGACCTCAGCAGAAAGGAAAGGCATTACCGGGCCGATAATCTACTGGAGCGCTTCAACATCACCAGACTCCGCAAATCCGAAGCACTTTCCCTCTCCGGCGGCGAAAAACGCCGACTCACCATTGCCCGCTCACTCTGTACCGACCCCAGCCTGCTGATGCTCGACGAGCCATTCAGCGGCGTCGACCCTATTGCCGTGGGCGACATCCAGACGATCGTCCGCGACCTCCGGGACCACGATGGACTCTCCATCCTGATCACCGATCACAACGTGCGTGAAACCCTGCACATCGTCGATCACGCCTACCTGCTCCACGAGGGCCAACTCATCCTCGAAGGGGAGGCCGAGGATATCGCCGCCAACCCGCTCGCCCGCAAACACTACCTCGGTGAGGACTTCGTCCTCTAA
- a CDS encoding ROK family protein: MTNTSLALGIDFGGTSIKIGVVDQQKIIDSCPPVPTADHDTPTELIKAIGKCITELREKHPAICAIGVGVPGFVNPDKGLVYQLTNVPGWVHVPLRDQLASLTGLPCIIENDANCMAYAEWKHGAGKGMEHLICLTLGTGVGSGIISNNILLHGSHSTAGELGQTSIDFRGRKGAYGNMGALEDYIGNRQIAKEAHAQYAKQGISRSLEECSPAELTAAARGGDTIAVDIWRGVAEKLACAIVNACWLLNPNAIVIGGGVAKAGAFIFEPLETFIRTQLSTPFYSHLKILPAHFSNDAGIIGAATLALEKARPSTQA; encoded by the coding sequence ATGACCAACACATCACTTGCACTCGGTATCGACTTCGGCGGCACCTCCATCAAAATCGGAGTCGTCGACCAACAGAAAATCATCGACTCCTGCCCCCCTGTCCCCACAGCCGACCATGACACTCCCACCGAGCTGATCAAGGCCATCGGGAAATGTATCACGGAGCTCCGGGAAAAACACCCGGCCATTTGTGCCATCGGCGTGGGTGTGCCCGGGTTTGTCAACCCCGACAAAGGACTCGTCTATCAGCTCACCAACGTCCCCGGCTGGGTGCACGTACCCTTGCGGGACCAGTTGGCCTCGCTCACAGGGCTTCCATGCATCATCGAGAACGACGCCAACTGCATGGCCTACGCCGAGTGGAAACACGGTGCCGGCAAAGGCATGGAGCACCTCATCTGCCTGACCCTCGGCACGGGTGTCGGCAGCGGTATCATCTCTAACAATATCCTGCTCCACGGCAGCCACTCCACCGCCGGTGAGCTGGGCCAGACATCCATCGACTTCCGTGGCCGCAAAGGTGCCTACGGAAACATGGGCGCACTGGAGGACTACATCGGCAACCGGCAAATTGCCAAGGAGGCACACGCACAATATGCCAAACAGGGCATCTCACGTTCGCTGGAAGAGTGCTCACCGGCGGAGCTCACTGCGGCAGCCCGGGGTGGAGACACCATCGCTGTCGATATCTGGCGTGGCGTCGCGGAAAAACTCGCCTGCGCGATCGTCAACGCCTGCTGGTTGCTGAACCCAAACGCCATTGTCATCGGCGGCGGTGTTGCCAAGGCCGGGGCATTCATTTTCGAACCCCTGGAAACATTCATCCGCACCCAGCTATCCACACCTTTTTACAGCCATTTGAAGATCCTCCCCGCCCACTTCAGCAATGACGCCGGCATCATCGGTGCCGCCACACTTGCCCTTGAAAAGGCCCGGCCGTCGACCCAGGCATAA
- a CDS encoding type III pantothenate kinase has protein sequence MRILIVDNSNTRTKFALASPGELLPWRAIIPTPEISPESLGKALKGIDWDVSIISSVVPEKAAILSSWLGDKPCHQLDYQSKLPISISYPQPGQIGADRLANAAGAYDLYGSPCIVLDFGTAVTFDVIAPDAQVTEETPADDHKGVYVSSEASAKGEASYQGGVIAPGLASMTEGLARRTALLPHIELEEPKHAIGKSTEEAMLAGAVFGYRGLVREILLNLRKELPANPVVVATGGDAALITRGLPEITKLAPHLTLDGLRIIASLNF, from the coding sequence ATGCGTATTCTCATTGTCGATAACTCCAACACCCGCACCAAGTTCGCTCTCGCAAGCCCCGGTGAGCTGCTTCCATGGCGGGCCATCATTCCGACCCCGGAGATTTCCCCGGAGTCCTTGGGCAAAGCCCTCAAGGGGATCGACTGGGATGTTTCCATCATCAGCTCCGTCGTCCCTGAAAAAGCCGCCATTCTCTCGTCATGGCTCGGCGACAAGCCCTGCCACCAGCTCGATTACCAAAGCAAATTACCCATCAGCATCAGCTACCCCCAGCCGGGGCAAATCGGCGCCGACCGCCTGGCCAACGCCGCCGGCGCTTATGACCTCTACGGCAGTCCATGCATCGTACTCGATTTCGGCACCGCCGTCACCTTCGATGTCATCGCCCCTGATGCACAGGTAACGGAGGAAACCCCAGCGGACGACCACAAGGGAGTTTACGTGTCCTCCGAAGCCTCGGCGAAGGGGGAAGCGTCTTACCAGGGTGGCGTCATCGCCCCCGGCCTTGCCTCCATGACCGAAGGTCTCGCGCGGCGGACCGCTCTGCTGCCCCACATTGAACTGGAGGAGCCCAAACACGCCATCGGCAAATCCACCGAGGAAGCGATGCTCGCCGGCGCCGTCTTTGGCTACCGGGGCCTCGTCCGCGAAATCCTCCTCAACCTCCGCAAGGAACTACCCGCCAACCCCGTGGTGGTCGCGACCGGTGGCGACGCCGCACTCATTACCCGTGGTCTGCCGGAAATCACCAAGCTGGCCCCCCACCTGACCCTGGATGGTCTGCGGATCATCGCAAGCCTCAATTTTTAA
- a CDS encoding nucleotidyl transferase AbiEii/AbiGii toxin family protein codes for MKNVSASVRARLLNLSRANGVPLHALLEQYATGRFLYRLAQSEYRERFVLKGAQLFRIWQAEQHRPTRDLDLLGYGDATEAAVQNIFTELTQMSVEPADGLEWGDVSVSSIRDDVAYGGVRATVMVHLAGARLSLQIDVGFGDAITPAAVERDWQELLDFPSACLLVYPPETVVAEKLEAAVTLGMDNSRMKDFYDLHWLQAHLSFDGNILTEAITKTFARRDTEIPQNTPLALTAEFSSDAQKQIQWQAFLRKAQLTATPLDNIIANLSNFLLPVIKKEVCNHHWNLLGGWQPTDLSP; via the coding sequence ATGAAGAATGTCTCCGCCTCCGTTCGCGCCCGACTTCTCAATCTCTCACGTGCAAATGGGGTGCCACTCCATGCCTTGCTGGAGCAATATGCCACCGGGCGTTTCCTCTATCGGCTCGCCCAGAGTGAATATCGCGAGCGCTTCGTGCTTAAAGGAGCGCAGTTGTTCCGGATTTGGCAGGCTGAGCAGCACCGTCCTACCCGTGATCTTGACTTGCTCGGGTACGGGGACGCCACGGAAGCAGCCGTGCAAAACATCTTTACCGAGCTAACGCAAATGTCCGTGGAGCCAGCCGATGGCCTCGAGTGGGGAGATGTCTCCGTTTCCTCCATTCGTGATGATGTCGCTTATGGCGGCGTGCGGGCCACGGTGATGGTGCATCTGGCGGGAGCACGTCTAAGTCTTCAAATCGACGTAGGATTCGGCGATGCCATCACACCGGCTGCGGTGGAGAGAGACTGGCAAGAACTTCTCGATTTTCCCAGCGCCTGCCTATTGGTGTATCCTCCTGAGACGGTTGTGGCAGAGAAGCTGGAGGCCGCAGTGACACTGGGGATGGATAACAGCCGCATGAAAGACTTTTACGATCTTCACTGGCTGCAGGCGCACTTGAGCTTTGATGGCAACATCCTTACCGAAGCCATCACCAAGACCTTCGCGCGGCGCGACACGGAAATCCCACAAAACACTCCCCTCGCTTTGACAGCAGAGTTCTCATCTGATGCGCAAAAGCAAATACAGTGGCAGGCCTTTCTGCGAAAAGCACAGCTCACCGCCACGCCACTCGATAACATCATCGCCAATCTCTCCAATTTTCTTCTTCCCGTGATCAAGAAAGAAGTGTGCAATCATCACTGGAACCTGTTAGGTGGCTGGCAGCCAACCGATCTATCCCCATGA